In one Clostridia bacterium genomic region, the following are encoded:
- a CDS encoding serine hydrolase domain-containing protein, whose translation MALLKNVKPGKRVFAIFLFLTILCGIAPAQEKRKSNAVAGARPKPAAHLSRLNTASDRFAAVESVVLSAIAHGQIPGAVLVVGHGGRVVYRRAFGMRSLEPRREAMTLDTVFDVASLTKCVVTAMSVMRMVELGQVRLNDPVAKYIPEFGSNGKDQITIRQLAT comes from the coding sequence TTGGCACTCCTAAAAAACGTGAAACCTGGCAAAAGAGTCTTCGCGATATTTCTGTTCCTCACGATACTGTGCGGCATTGCGCCTGCGCAGGAAAAGAGAAAGTCCAACGCTGTTGCGGGCGCACGTCCGAAGCCGGCGGCGCATCTCTCGCGGTTGAACACTGCATCCGATCGCTTCGCAGCCGTTGAGTCGGTTGTGCTTTCGGCCATTGCACACGGGCAGATTCCGGGCGCGGTGCTGGTCGTCGGGCACGGCGGGCGGGTGGTGTATCGCCGGGCATTCGGGATGCGATCGCTGGAGCCTCGCAGAGAAGCGATGACGCTGGACACCGTATTCGATGTTGCGTCACTGACGAAGTGTGTGGTTACCGCGATGTCGGTGATGCGGATGGTTGAGCTTGGGCAAGTTCGCCTGAACGATCCTGTCGCGAAGTACATTCCCGAGTTCGGAAGCAACGGCAAGGATCAGATCACGATTCGGCAGTTGGCTACGCA
- a CDS encoding serine hydrolase domain-containing protein — protein sequence MALTHRSAMTEPAKPAAAMQSLLPAFQEQDARFASAFDLVTEAIANHAFPSAVLAVTHRGQLIIWRAFGRFTYDAGSPHVSPTTVYDLASLTKVVATTSMAMLLFERGLLDIEAPVVAIAPEFAAGSSDPRRKSITVRMLLAHSSGLPAYEQLYNRASTRDTLIASAMTMPLKADPMTHAEYSDIGFIILGELLSRVANESIDRFCSREVFAPLEISSAAFCPPAEWRRHIPPTVDDRDFRMRVVQGEVHDENASVMGGVSGHAGLFASAYDVALFAHCMLAGGAPVVRPATVNMFTRRESLPPGTSHALGWDTPSQPSQSGRHFSPRSYGHLGYTGTSLWCDAERQLSVTLLTNRVWPDRSSQAIKQVRPSVHDAIVEALSQES from the coding sequence GTGGCGTTAACGCACCGCTCCGCGATGACTGAGCCAGCCAAACCCGCTGCCGCAATGCAGTCGCTCCTGCCAGCTTTTCAGGAACAGGATGCCCGGTTTGCGAGCGCCTTTGACCTGGTGACCGAAGCGATTGCGAACCACGCTTTCCCAAGTGCCGTGCTTGCCGTGACGCACCGCGGCCAGCTCATCATCTGGCGCGCGTTCGGACGCTTCACCTACGATGCCGGCTCGCCGCACGTGAGCCCCACGACTGTTTACGACCTCGCCTCGCTCACGAAAGTCGTCGCGACAACATCGATGGCAATGCTCCTGTTTGAGCGCGGCCTGCTCGACATCGAGGCACCCGTTGTCGCCATCGCACCCGAGTTCGCCGCCGGCAGTTCTGATCCGCGCCGGAAGAGCATTACCGTGCGCATGCTTCTCGCGCACTCGTCTGGCTTGCCGGCATACGAGCAACTGTACAATCGCGCATCCACGCGGGACACGCTCATAGCGTCCGCCATGACGATGCCGCTCAAAGCCGATCCCATGACGCACGCCGAATACAGCGACATAGGATTCATCATCCTGGGCGAACTCTTGTCACGGGTTGCGAACGAGTCAATCGACCGCTTCTGTTCGCGTGAAGTTTTCGCTCCACTCGAAATATCATCGGCCGCCTTCTGCCCGCCCGCAGAGTGGCGGCGGCACATCCCCCCAACGGTGGATGATCGAGACTTTCGAATGCGCGTCGTCCAGGGCGAGGTTCATGACGAGAACGCCAGCGTAATGGGCGGCGTCAGTGGACACGCGGGCCTTTTCGCATCCGCATACGACGTCGCCCTCTTCGCACATTGCATGCTCGCTGGCGGCGCGCCTGTCGTGCGCCCAGCAACGGTCAACATGTTTACCCGGCGAGAGTCGCTGCCACCGGGCACATCCCACGCCCTCGGATGGGACACTCCTTCGCAACCGTCGCAATCCGGACGCCACTTCTCGCCACGTTCATACGGGCACCTTGGCTATACCGGAACCTCTCTCTGGTGCGACGCCGAGCGCCAGCTTTCGGTGACGTTGTTGACGAATCGCGTTTGGCCCGATCGCAGTTCTCAGGCAATCAAGCAGGTTCGGCCTTCGGTCCATGATGCCATCGTCGAAGCGCTCTCGCAGGAGTCTTGA
- a CDS encoding RNase adapter RapZ → MDVLKQLFEQHFRSPAERVQPLQGQLGGSGRKIVRLAGEKVSAIGVLHDVREENVAFLEFSRHFRRHGLPVPEIYAEDLSQSAYLEEDLGDMTLFEFLSGNRVGDDIAPEVVTAYRKVVALLPRFQVEAGRDLNYKVAYPRASFDRQSIAWDLNYFKYYFLRLAGIAFSEQAIEDDFSRLKKFLLSAPRDYFLYRDFQSRNIMLRDGQPFFVDYQGGRRGALQYDIASLLYDAKADLPPSFRQQLLDDYLESLAGFIELDRAAFMQHYYAFVYVRIMQALGAYGFRGFYERKPHFLQSVPYALKNLRWLLHNVELPIKLPTLMDAFKNMLASETLQGLSPEASPNKLTVLISSFSFHRGWPKDESGNGGGFVFDARAIPNPGREERFKALTGKDAPVIDYLNQQQTAHQFLASVMSLVDASVTEYQRRGFKNLMVSFGCTGGQHRSVYFAEQLAKRLREKNGLEVVVHHRELEAMGK, encoded by the coding sequence ATGGACGTTCTCAAACAACTTTTCGAGCAGCACTTCCGCTCACCCGCCGAGCGCGTTCAACCGCTGCAGGGACAGCTTGGCGGCTCCGGGCGCAAAATAGTCCGTCTTGCTGGCGAAAAAGTCAGCGCGATAGGCGTTCTTCATGACGTACGAGAAGAGAACGTCGCGTTCCTTGAGTTCTCGCGGCACTTCCGTCGTCACGGGCTGCCAGTGCCGGAAATCTACGCTGAGGATCTGAGCCAGAGCGCGTATCTCGAAGAAGACCTCGGCGACATGACGCTCTTCGAGTTTCTCTCGGGCAATCGCGTCGGCGACGACATCGCTCCCGAGGTCGTCACAGCGTATCGAAAGGTTGTCGCCCTGCTTCCGCGTTTCCAGGTAGAAGCCGGACGCGATCTGAATTACAAAGTCGCTTACCCGCGCGCCAGCTTCGATCGCCAGTCGATCGCATGGGACCTGAACTACTTCAAGTACTACTTCCTTCGCCTCGCCGGAATCGCGTTCAGCGAGCAGGCGATTGAAGACGACTTCAGCCGCCTCAAGAAATTCCTCTTGAGCGCGCCACGCGACTACTTCCTCTACCGCGATTTCCAGTCGCGCAACATCATGCTTCGCGACGGCCAGCCATTCTTCGTCGACTACCAGGGCGGACGCCGAGGCGCGCTGCAATACGACATCGCTTCCCTGCTCTACGACGCCAAGGCAGACCTGCCGCCCTCGTTCCGCCAGCAACTGCTCGATGATTATCTCGAGTCACTCGCAGGGTTCATCGAGCTCGACCGCGCGGCCTTCATGCAGCACTACTACGCGTTTGTCTATGTGCGCATCATGCAGGCGCTGGGCGCTTATGGATTCCGCGGCTTCTACGAACGCAAGCCGCACTTCCTGCAAAGTGTGCCTTATGCGCTCAAGAACCTGCGCTGGCTCCTGCACAATGTCGAGCTGCCAATCAAGCTGCCGACGTTGATGGACGCCTTCAAGAACATGCTTGCTTCGGAGACGCTACAGGGGCTCTCGCCGGAGGCCTCCCCTAACAAACTCACCGTGCTCATCTCCAGCTTCTCATTCCACCGTGGCTGGCCGAAGGACGAGAGTGGGAATGGCGGAGGATTCGTCTTCGACGCCCGCGCAATCCCGAATCCCGGACGCGAAGAGCGATTCAAGGCGCTCACCGGGAAAGACGCGCCGGTCATCGACTACCTCAACCAGCAGCAAACAGCGCATCAGTTCCTCGCCAGCGTCATGTCGCTGGTGGACGCGAGCGTCACGGAATATCAGCGTCGCGGGTTCAAGAACCTGATGGTTTCGTTCGGTTGCACCGGAGGCCAGCATCGCTCCGTGTACTTTGCCGAGCAATTGGCAAAGCGCCTTCGCGAGAAAAATGGCTTGGAAGTAGTCGTGCATCATCGTGAGCTGGAGGCGATGGGCAAATGA
- a CDS encoding nucleotidyltransferase family protein, translated as MKAMILAAGLGTRLRPLTNNRPKALVEVAGRTLLEITLSRLRSFGVRDVIINVHHFADLVIDYLKAHDNFGMNIAISCEDVLLDTGGGLKKAAHFFLCNFLEDASGEPFILHNVDVISTIDLRRMLQFHTERQALATLAVQDRVTSRYLLFDKELHLCGRRAGRDGAPEIVREPTSDGHPTLSTAQSGSAPLMQRLHALAFSGIHVISPRLLRMLTEEGVFPIIPTYLRLAAAGEKILAFRADEYYWRDLGKPEQLEQAAEDVKQNRLALF; from the coding sequence ATGAAAGCGATGATCCTCGCCGCCGGCCTGGGCACGCGCCTGCGTCCTCTCACGAACAACCGCCCCAAGGCGCTGGTGGAAGTCGCCGGACGCACGCTGCTGGAGATTACGCTTTCGCGCCTGCGCTCGTTCGGCGTGCGCGACGTCATCATCAATGTCCACCACTTCGCAGATCTCGTCATCGACTACTTAAAGGCGCACGACAACTTCGGCATGAACATCGCGATTTCGTGCGAAGACGTTCTGCTCGACACCGGAGGCGGGCTTAAGAAAGCAGCGCACTTTTTTCTCTGCAACTTCCTTGAAGACGCAAGTGGCGAGCCCTTCATTCTGCACAACGTCGATGTCATCAGCACTATCGACCTCCGGCGCATGTTGCAGTTCCACACCGAACGTCAGGCCCTGGCGACACTCGCCGTGCAGGACCGCGTGACCTCGCGCTACCTGCTCTTCGACAAAGAACTCCATCTCTGCGGCCGACGCGCTGGACGCGATGGCGCTCCGGAGATCGTTCGAGAGCCAACATCAGATGGGCACCCAACGCTGAGCACCGCGCAAAGTGGGAGCGCGCCTCTCATGCAACGGCTGCACGCCCTGGCGTTCTCCGGCATACACGTCATCTCGCCGCGCCTGCTCCGTATGCTGACGGAAGAGGGCGTATTTCCTATCATTCCCACGTATCTGCGCCTCGCCGCCGCAGGTGAGAAGATCCTCGCCTTCCGCGCCGACGAATACTACTGGCGCGACCTCGGCAAGCCCGAACAACTCGAGCAGGCGGCGGAGGACGTTAAACAGAACAGGCTCGCCCTCTTCTAA
- the murA gene encoding UDP-N-acetylglucosamine 1-carboxyvinyltransferase — MDKFVIRGGNPLLGTVRISGAKNAALPAMAAALLTDEPVILENIPQVRDIETERRLLAAMGAEVELGYGRAHHRTTICCRGLSRNPEASYELVKTMRASTLVLGPLVARMGFARVSMPGGCAIGARPIDLHIKGLERLGATIKQEHGYVEARCERLKGNKIVFDKITVTGTEDLLMAAVLAEGETVMENCAREPEVADLAALLTKMGARIEGAGTSTIRIQGVEKLGGARHRIIPDRIEAATFIIAGALTGGDLLVSGCDPAHQTALLQKLEEAGVKFTTGTDTVRVMGDGALKGADITTEEYPGFPTDVQAQYMVLATQAEGTSIITENIFENRFMHAQELTRMGGNIKIEGRRAVVRGKTQLSGAAVLASDLRASASLVIAALVAEGETIIDRVYHIDRGYERLEEKLKGVGAQMRRIGEMLPKRAGV; from the coding sequence ATGGACAAGTTCGTAATTCGCGGTGGAAATCCTCTGCTCGGCACAGTTCGCATCAGCGGCGCGAAGAATGCCGCGCTGCCCGCCATGGCCGCCGCCCTGTTGACCGACGAACCGGTCATTCTGGAGAACATCCCGCAAGTCCGCGACATAGAAACCGAACGCAGGCTGCTCGCCGCCATGGGCGCTGAGGTCGAGCTTGGCTACGGACGCGCGCACCACCGCACCACGATCTGCTGCCGAGGCCTCAGCCGAAATCCCGAAGCCAGCTATGAACTGGTCAAAACCATGCGCGCATCTACACTCGTGCTCGGCCCGCTGGTGGCTCGTATGGGTTTCGCGCGCGTGTCGATGCCGGGTGGCTGCGCCATTGGAGCGCGCCCAATCGATCTGCACATCAAGGGATTGGAGCGACTCGGCGCGACGATCAAACAGGAACACGGATACGTTGAAGCCCGCTGTGAACGCCTGAAGGGCAACAAGATCGTCTTCGACAAAATCACCGTAACAGGCACCGAAGACCTGCTGATGGCCGCCGTCCTCGCCGAGGGCGAGACGGTGATGGAGAATTGCGCGCGCGAGCCGGAAGTCGCAGATCTTGCAGCGTTGCTCACCAAGATGGGCGCCAGGATCGAAGGCGCTGGCACCTCGACCATTCGCATACAAGGGGTCGAAAAGCTAGGCGGCGCCCGTCATCGCATCATTCCCGACCGCATAGAAGCCGCAACATTCATCATCGCCGGCGCACTTACCGGCGGAGACCTTCTGGTTAGCGGCTGCGATCCTGCGCACCAAACGGCGCTGCTGCAAAAGCTGGAAGAAGCAGGCGTAAAGTTCACAACCGGCACAGACACCGTCCGCGTGATGGGCGATGGCGCACTCAAAGGCGCGGACATTACGACCGAGGAATATCCAGGCTTCCCGACCGACGTTCAGGCGCAGTACATGGTGCTGGCGACACAGGCCGAAGGCACGTCGATCATCACCGAGAACATTTTCGAGAACCGCTTCATGCACGCCCAGGAACTGACTCGCATGGGTGGGAACATCAAGATCGAAGGACGTCGCGCGGTTGTCCGCGGCAAGACGCAGTTGAGCGGCGCAGCCGTGCTCGCCAGCGACCTTCGTGCTTCCGCCTCACTGGTCATAGCAGCGCTGGTGGCCGAGGGCGAGACGATCATCGACCGCGTTTACCACATCGACCGCGGCTATGAACGTCTCGAAGAAAAGCTGAAGGGCGTAGGAGCCCAAATGCGCCGCATCGGTGAAATGCTTCCGAAACGCGCAGGTGTCTAG
- a CDS encoding NAD(P)H-binding protein: MPSALIAGATGLVGSTLLHQLLATPAYHRVTALVRRPLSLNHPRLDSRVVDFDALSDIPPCDDVFCVLGTTIKTAGSQAAFRRVDLEYPFALALAARAQGAQFLLVSSVGADANSRNFYLRTKGELENALRGLGFPALHIFRPSLLLGHRAENRPGERVAMAIAPVIAPALVGSLRRYRPIAATAVARAMVVAAQKAEPGVHIYHFDEMQTSAL, from the coding sequence ATGCCTTCCGCCCTCATTGCCGGCGCTACTGGACTGGTTGGCTCGACGCTGCTCCATCAACTTCTGGCGACACCGGCTTACCACAGGGTCACTGCCCTGGTCCGGCGTCCGCTGAGTCTCAACCATCCCCGCCTCGACTCGCGCGTCGTGGACTTCGACGCTCTCTCCGACATCCCGCCCTGCGATGATGTTTTCTGCGTCCTGGGCACGACCATCAAGACAGCCGGTTCGCAGGCGGCCTTCCGTCGCGTGGATCTCGAATACCCCTTTGCGTTGGCCCTCGCCGCCCGCGCACAAGGCGCGCAGTTCCTGCTGGTTTCCTCCGTGGGCGCGGACGCGAACTCAAGAAACTTCTACCTGCGCACAAAGGGCGAACTCGAAAACGCACTGCGCGGACTCGGCTTCCCGGCCCTGCACATCTTCCGCCCAAGCCTGCTGCTGGGCCATCGTGCCGAGAACCGTCCCGGCGAACGCGTGGCGATGGCTATCGCTCCCGTCATCGCGCCTGCCCTGGTCGGCAGCCTGCGCCGCTATCGCCCAATTGCCGCGACCGCCGTCGCACGCGCAATGGTCGTCGCCGCGCAGAAGGCCGAGCCTGGCGTTCACATCTACCACTTCGACGAAATGCAGACGTCCGCTTTGTGA
- a CDS encoding SET domain-containing protein-lysine N-methyltransferase yields the protein MPPVIIPQVIIRSSDIHAAGCFALEKIPAGVRVLEYTGDRMAHKDADELYKGRPYTYLFGVGDGETVIDGYGMAMYVNHSCTPNCETEEDDDNRVWIMSIREIQPGEELVYDYFLYDGDGDAPCTCGTPNCRGTMYSPKEIARRKRAATKLANATKKQNGAASKRSGPTTSKSSGQKKKRVR from the coding sequence ATGCCTCCAGTCATCATTCCTCAAGTCATTATTCGTTCCTCCGATATCCATGCTGCCGGTTGTTTTGCGCTGGAGAAGATTCCTGCTGGCGTGCGCGTGCTCGAGTACACGGGCGACCGCATGGCCCACAAAGACGCCGACGAGCTTTACAAAGGGCGTCCGTACACGTACCTGTTCGGCGTGGGTGACGGCGAGACCGTCATCGACGGTTATGGCATGGCGATGTACGTGAACCACTCCTGCACGCCGAATTGCGAGACGGAAGAGGACGACGACAATCGCGTGTGGATCATGTCCATACGCGAGATACAGCCGGGCGAAGAGCTGGTTTACGACTACTTCCTGTATGACGGCGATGGCGACGCGCCCTGCACGTGCGGAACCCCGAACTGCCGCGGAACGATGTATTCGCCGAAGGAAATCGCGCGGCGCAAGAGAGCCGCAACGAAGCTAGCAAACGCCACCAAGAAGCAAAACGGCGCGGCGAGCAAGCGTTCCGGGCCCACCACGAGCAAGAGTTCCGGGCAAAAGAAGAAGCGGGTCCGCTAG
- a CDS encoding STAS domain-containing protein, with the protein MQLKLNTRVIDGITVIDCHGRIVFGEESALLRDTVKATLSKANRIILNLHEVSYIDSGGLGTLVGLFTSARSAKGDIKLANLTPRVGQLLQVTKLVTVFDVHETLEQALKAFGQAAKV; encoded by the coding sequence ATGCAACTCAAGCTGAATACCCGCGTCATCGACGGCATTACGGTCATCGACTGCCATGGCCGCATCGTCTTCGGCGAAGAGTCCGCCCTGCTGCGCGACACAGTCAAGGCCACGCTCTCGAAGGCGAACCGCATCATTCTTAATCTTCACGAAGTTAGTTACATCGATAGCGGCGGGCTGGGAACTCTCGTAGGCCTTTTCACCTCCGCGCGCAGCGCTAAGGGCGACATCAAGCTTGCCAACCTGACGCCTCGCGTCGGCCAGCTTCTACAGGTCACGAAACTCGTCACCGTGTTCGACGTTCACGAAACCCTGGAGCAGGCGCTCAAGGCATTCGGACAGGCAGCCAAGGTCTAA
- the dnaX gene encoding DNA polymerase III subunit gamma/tau yields MSYTVLARKYRPQRFADVIGQDHVTRTLKNAIEQQRIAHGYIFSGHRGIGKTTIARILAMALNCRSAEHPVSEPCGVCDSCREIREGSVGAMDVIEIDAATNRGIEEVRGLIATATAEPARDRYRIFILDEAHQVTDAAFNALLKTLEEPPPWVIFMMATTQPEDIPQTIRSRCQHFSFHAVRFDDIVGQLRSIAQQENLQVDDDALAMLAEAGDGSMRDALSIMDQAIACCGTSLSAEVVRGLIGTVSSDTLEHVMQAVHENSAEQALRIVDKLIVEGHSVVHFAKQMVRFLRNAIMAKVAGGDSPLLQISSDERARVVRIAELFTEEDLTRFLQIILRTHGDVSYKQEQRFHLELGILKLVHAQRLLPLEQLLSDAALPRPAATARSTGASPQRAAGSAAPGRPAQPATPPRTPFEQERGGSPFGSETRPSRPSPFDADRARKDSGPKGSMSAESSGPFGSTPMTSMPPVNSAPSHSARSIPPRPHSRVDAAPAMMTSGATAVALAVEPVATPEPQLPQPSVNIGAAFDVSVETVRDAVLAALQAAGQNILLSSLEEGDWALEGAEVIVKAAMSQKLIDLALGADLKKQVNAAASKIAGGALKVRVVSGTPTSTGKPLARSKSAAGHGRAADEPLVKRMIEKFGAEVRTVIEDR; encoded by the coding sequence ATGAGCTACACGGTTCTGGCACGCAAGTATCGTCCGCAGCGGTTTGCCGATGTGATCGGACAAGATCACGTCACGCGCACGCTGAAGAATGCTATCGAGCAGCAACGCATCGCCCACGGCTACATCTTCAGTGGACATCGCGGCATCGGCAAGACGACGATTGCGCGCATCCTGGCAATGGCGCTCAATTGCCGCTCCGCGGAGCATCCAGTCAGCGAGCCTTGCGGCGTGTGCGATAGCTGTCGCGAGATTCGTGAGGGTTCGGTGGGCGCGATGGACGTCATCGAAATCGATGCTGCGACGAACCGTGGCATCGAAGAAGTTCGCGGACTCATCGCTACGGCAACGGCCGAACCGGCGCGCGACCGCTACCGTATTTTCATCCTCGACGAAGCTCACCAGGTGACCGACGCGGCGTTCAATGCGTTGCTCAAGACTCTGGAAGAGCCTCCGCCGTGGGTCATCTTCATGATGGCCACGACGCAGCCAGAAGATATCCCGCAGACCATTCGGTCACGCTGCCAGCACTTCAGCTTTCATGCCGTGCGCTTTGACGACATTGTGGGACAGCTGCGCTCGATTGCACAGCAGGAGAATCTGCAGGTCGATGACGACGCGCTCGCAATGCTGGCCGAAGCCGGCGACGGATCGATGCGCGACGCGCTCAGCATCATGGATCAGGCGATCGCCTGCTGCGGCACTTCCCTGTCGGCAGAGGTCGTGCGCGGACTGATTGGAACGGTTTCGTCCGATACCTTGGAACATGTGATGCAAGCGGTGCACGAAAACTCCGCTGAGCAGGCGCTGCGCATCGTGGACAAGCTGATCGTAGAAGGCCACAGCGTTGTGCACTTCGCGAAGCAAATGGTGCGCTTCCTGCGCAACGCAATCATGGCGAAGGTAGCAGGCGGCGACTCGCCCTTGCTGCAAATCTCTTCCGACGAGCGTGCGCGCGTGGTGCGCATTGCTGAGCTTTTCACGGAAGAAGACCTGACGCGTTTTCTACAAATCATTTTGCGCACGCACGGCGACGTGAGCTACAAGCAGGAACAGCGATTCCATTTGGAACTAGGCATTCTGAAGTTGGTACATGCGCAACGATTGCTGCCGCTGGAACAGTTGTTGAGCGATGCGGCACTGCCGCGTCCAGCAGCAACGGCGCGAAGCACCGGGGCTTCTCCTCAGCGAGCGGCAGGTTCGGCAGCGCCGGGCCGACCTGCGCAGCCAGCAACTCCGCCGCGCACTCCGTTCGAGCAAGAGCGCGGAGGATCGCCGTTCGGCTCAGAGACGCGTCCCTCTCGCCCGTCTCCATTCGACGCTGACAGGGCGCGCAAGGATAGTGGCCCCAAAGGCAGCATGAGTGCCGAATCGTCCGGACCGTTTGGCAGCACACCGATGACGTCGATGCCGCCCGTGAACTCGGCTCCTTCACACAGCGCACGGTCCATTCCGCCGCGTCCACACTCGCGCGTGGACGCCGCGCCAGCAATGATGACGAGCGGCGCTACAGCCGTGGCGTTGGCTGTGGAACCGGTCGCAACGCCTGAGCCGCAGCTTCCGCAGCCATCGGTCAACATAGGAGCGGCTTTCGACGTCAGTGTCGAGACGGTTCGCGACGCGGTGCTCGCTGCCTTGCAAGCGGCGGGGCAGAATATCTTGCTTTCATCGCTCGAAGAGGGCGACTGGGCGCTCGAGGGCGCGGAAGTAATCGTCAAAGCGGCGATGTCTCAGAAGCTGATCGATCTTGCGCTCGGGGCCGATCTGAAGAAGCAGGTCAATGCGGCTGCATCCAAGATCGCTGGGGGCGCGCTCAAGGTGCGCGTCGTGAGCGGCACGCCGACTTCCACCGGCAAACCGCTGGCGCGGAGCAAGTCCGCAGCAGGGCATGGGCGCGCCGCTGACGAGCCTCTGGTGAAGCGAATGATCGAGAAATTCGGCGCCGAAGTCCGTACGGTTATCGAAGACCGATAG
- a CDS encoding YbaB/EbfC family nucleoid-associated protein yields the protein MNPKQLQEMMARAQDMQRDLQQKMAETVVEASSGGGTVTVKMNGQKHVLSIKIEPDVVQSGDVEMLQDMIMAAINEATRKVDEAMQSTVGGMLGGMGLPGMF from the coding sequence ATGAATCCGAAACAGCTCCAGGAAATGATGGCGCGAGCACAGGACATGCAGCGCGATCTGCAACAGAAGATGGCGGAAACGGTAGTGGAGGCGTCCTCCGGTGGCGGCACCGTGACCGTAAAGATGAACGGACAGAAGCACGTACTGTCCATCAAGATCGAGCCTGACGTTGTGCAGTCCGGCGACGTCGAGATGCTGCAAGACATGATTATGGCGGCCATCAACGAGGCGACTCGAAAGGTAGACGAAGCAATGCAATCCACCGTCGGCGGCATGCTGGGCGGGATGGGACTGCCGGGAATGTTTTGA
- the recR gene encoding recombination mediator RecR, with amino-acid sequence MSRFAEPMARLIEELKKLPGVGSKSAQRLAFHILRSSEQDAELLSDAIRDVKANLRLCSVCNNITDVDPCVYCSNMTRNQRLICVVEEPTNIASIEKTRQYNGVYHVLHGALSPIHGVGPEQLRISNLVRRVEEGNADEIILATNPTVEGEATAVYLSRLLKHAAVKVTRIATGIPAGSDIEYADEVTMQKAMEGRRDM; translated from the coding sequence TTGTCGAGATTTGCCGAGCCGATGGCTCGATTGATAGAAGAGTTGAAAAAGCTGCCAGGCGTTGGCAGCAAGAGCGCACAGCGGCTTGCCTTTCATATCCTGCGGTCGAGCGAGCAGGATGCCGAGTTGTTGTCCGACGCGATTCGCGACGTGAAGGCGAATCTGCGCCTATGCTCGGTTTGCAACAACATCACAGACGTCGATCCCTGCGTCTATTGCAGCAATATGACTCGTAACCAGCGGCTGATCTGCGTAGTCGAGGAGCCGACGAACATCGCATCGATTGAGAAGACTCGACAGTACAACGGCGTCTATCATGTGCTGCACGGCGCACTGTCACCGATTCACGGCGTCGGACCGGAACAACTGAGGATTTCTAACCTTGTGCGCCGGGTAGAGGAAGGAAACGCCGATGAAATCATCCTGGCTACGAATCCGACCGTCGAGGGTGAAGCAACAGCCGTGTATCTTTCAAGGCTGCTGAAACATGCAGCGGTGAAGGTCACGCGCATTGCAACCGGCATTCCGGCAGGCAGCGACATCGAGTATGCAGACGAAGTAACGATGCAGAAAGCTATGGAAGGCCGGCGGGACATGTAA
- a CDS encoding response regulator, with translation MNGTSKTKPRVLVVDDERVIADTLAIILNQHGFNASAVYTGTSAVQTAREVRPDLIISDVIMPDMNGIEAAINIRNFLPGCKILLFSGQAATADLLETARAQGHEFEILAKPVHPQDLLAKLRE, from the coding sequence ATGAACGGGACATCAAAAACAAAACCGAGAGTTCTGGTCGTTGACGACGAACGAGTGATCGCCGACACGCTGGCCATTATTCTCAACCAGCATGGATTCAATGCCTCTGCTGTTTATACCGGCACGAGCGCTGTCCAAACTGCCCGCGAAGTTCGCCCCGATCTCATCATCAGCGACGTGATCATGCCTGACATGAACGGCATCGAGGCAGCGATCAACATCCGCAACTTCCTGCCCGGCTGCAAAATTCTTTTGTTCTCAGGCCAGGCCGCCACGGCGGATCTTCTGGAAACCGCACGAGCCCAGGGACACGAGTTCGAAATACTGGCTAAGCCGGTTCACCCGCAGGACTTGCTCGCGAAGCTCCGCGAATAG